Proteins from a genomic interval of Chryseobacterium indologenes:
- the rpiB gene encoding ribose 5-phosphate isomerase B translates to MKRKIAIAADHAGYEYKEIVKNYLSERFEVQDFGTFSTNSVDYPDFVHPAATSVENGENELGILICGSGNGVQITANKHQKIRCALCWMPEIATLARQHNDANMISMPARFISKELAIEIVDKFLSTNFEGGRHQNRVDKIAVC, encoded by the coding sequence ATGAAAAGAAAAATTGCTATCGCGGCAGACCATGCAGGCTATGAATATAAGGAGATTGTTAAAAACTACCTTTCAGAACGTTTTGAAGTTCAGGATTTTGGAACGTTTTCCACAAACTCTGTGGATTATCCGGACTTTGTACACCCTGCTGCAACATCTGTGGAAAACGGAGAAAATGAACTCGGCATTTTGATCTGTGGAAGCGGAAACGGCGTTCAGATCACAGCGAACAAACATCAGAAAATAAGATGTGCTCTTTGCTGGATGCCTGAGATTGCAACATTGGCAAGACAGCATAATGATGCCAATATGATATCAATGCCGGCCAGGTTTATATCAAAAGAACTGGCCATCGAAATTGTAGACAAATTTCTTTCAACCAATTTCGAGGGTGGCAGACATCAGAACAGGGTTGATAAAATTGCAGTTTGCTAA
- a CDS encoding phosphoglycerate kinase yields MKTINDFNFRDKKALVRVDFNVPQDDQFKVTDNTRIVAVKPTVEKILKDGGSVILMTHLGRPKGEVKDEFSLKHIAGEVSAVLGQEVKFVDECVGEKAEQAASDLKPGEILLLENVRFHNEEEKGDEGFAEQLSKLGDAYVNDAFGTAHRAHASTAVIAKFFPSTKFFGLLMEKELKAIDKVLKSGERPVTAILGGSKVSTKITIIENILPAVDNLIIGGGMAFTFIKALGGKIGNSLVEEDKLPLALEILGKAKEHKVKVYLPSDAIIAESFSNDGERKEADIYAIPEGWMGLDAGHKSRDQFNDVLLNSRTILWNGPIGVFEMSNFAGGTVALGESIAEATRLGAFSLVGGGDSVAFVKQFGYADQVSYVSTGGGAMLESLEGLELPGVAAINN; encoded by the coding sequence ATGAAAACAATCAATGATTTTAATTTTAGAGACAAGAAAGCTCTGGTAAGAGTGGACTTTAATGTTCCGCAGGATGATCAATTCAAAGTAACCGATAATACAAGAATCGTAGCCGTGAAACCTACGGTTGAGAAAATTCTTAAAGATGGTGGTTCCGTTATCTTGATGACGCATCTTGGAAGACCGAAAGGTGAGGTGAAGGATGAGTTTTCTCTTAAGCATATTGCAGGTGAAGTTTCTGCTGTTCTTGGCCAGGAAGTTAAATTTGTTGATGAATGTGTAGGTGAGAAAGCTGAACAAGCTGCTTCTGATTTGAAACCGGGTGAAATCCTGTTGTTGGAAAATGTACGTTTCCACAATGAAGAAGAAAAAGGTGATGAAGGCTTTGCTGAGCAATTGTCAAAATTGGGAGATGCTTATGTAAATGATGCTTTCGGAACTGCTCACAGGGCACATGCTTCAACTGCTGTAATTGCTAAGTTCTTTCCTTCAACTAAATTTTTCGGTTTACTAATGGAAAAAGAGTTGAAAGCAATCGATAAAGTGTTAAAAAGCGGAGAAAGGCCGGTTACAGCTATTCTGGGTGGGTCTAAAGTATCAACTAAAATTACCATTATAGAAAATATACTTCCTGCTGTTGACAATCTGATTATCGGAGGAGGCATGGCTTTTACCTTTATTAAGGCGTTAGGTGGAAAAATCGGGAACTCTTTAGTAGAAGAGGATAAGCTTCCGTTGGCTTTGGAAATTTTAGGAAAGGCAAAAGAACATAAAGTAAAGGTATATCTTCCTTCAGATGCGATCATCGCTGAAAGTTTTAGTAATGACGGTGAAAGAAAAGAAGCTGATATTTATGCTATCCCTGAAGGATGGATGGGATTGGATGCTGGCCACAAATCAAGAGATCAGTTCAATGACGTGCTATTAAACTCAAGAACAATACTTTGGAATGGTCCGATCGGTGTTTTTGAAATGTCAAATTTTGCAGGTGGTACTGTGGCATTAGGTGAAAGTATTGCTGAAGCAACCAGATTAGGCGCTTTCTCTTTAGTAGGAGGAGGAGATAGTGTTGCTTTTGTTAAACAATTCGGGTATGCAGATCAGGTAAGTTATGTTTCTACCGGTGGTGGAGCAATGCTTGAAAGTCTTGAAGGACTTGAACTTCCCGGAGTAGCAGCCATTAATAATTAA